A window from Musa acuminata AAA Group cultivar baxijiao chromosome BXJ3-10, Cavendish_Baxijiao_AAA, whole genome shotgun sequence encodes these proteins:
- the LOC103968339 gene encoding AT-hook motif nuclear-localized protein 1, producing the protein MEGMESVVVTGCEGGRAGGGDGAGGGGGGGGVEAGHSSPTLSPTPPQLAAFSSGVVGVTGMPVPPSEGAGLAMGMMGSGGYGGSSEGDLPAPKKSGRPRKYGSDGMALALSPTSGSASPFSPASSDAKRGRGRPPGSGKRQLLAALGEWFACSAGGSFTPHVVTIATGEDVAARILSFSQKGPRAICILSANGAISNVTLRQPGSSGGTLTYEGRFEILSLSGSFTISETGGMRSRTGGISVSLAGPDGRVIGGGVAGLLLAASPIQVVVGSFMPNVYKEKQAKPTHQAQPSALPGTTGLLTAAMPISQANPEEDCETPTSSSLARQSHAENSLCRPNPNSTWHGLQSSEHKPSPDINICLQGE; encoded by the exons ATGGAAGGGATGGAGAGCGTTGTGGTGACAGGGTGTGAAGGaggaagagcaggaggaggagatggagctggaggaggaggaggaggaggaggagtggaAGCAGGTCACTCTTCTCCGACTTTGTCGCCAACTCCTCCTCAGCTTGCGGCATTTTCCAGCGGGGTTGTTGGCGTGACGGGGATGCCCGTGCCACCGTCGGAAGGGGCCGGCTTGGCCATGGGGATGATGGGGAGCGGCGGCTATGGGGGCAGCAGCGAGGGAGATCTTCCCGCGCCGAAGAAGAGTGGGAGGCCCAGGAAGTACGGATCGGACGGCATGGCCCTGGCGCTGTCGCCGACCTCCGGCTCTGCCTCCCCTTTCTCTCCTGCTTCCTCCGACGCCAAACGGGGTAGAGGGCGGCCTCCTGGCTCCGGGAAACGCCAGCTCCTTGCAGCTCTTG GAGAATGGTTTGCGTGCTCAGCCGGTGGGAGTTTTACGCCGCATGTTGTGACCATTGCCACAGGGGAG GATGTCGCTGCTAGAATTCTTTCCTTCTCCCAGAAGGGTCCGCGGGCTATCTGCATACTCTCTGCGAATGGGGCTATCTCCAATGTTACTCTGCGCCAGCCAGGCTCCTCCGGTGGTACCTTGACTTATGAG GGCCGATTTGAGATACTGTCCCTGTCGGGGTCCTTTACAATTTCTGAAACTGGTGGTATGCGGAGTAGAACTGGTGGGATTAGTGTGTCGCTTGCTGGACCTGACGGCCGTGTTATTGGCGGAGGAGTTGCTGGATTATTGCTTGCTGCCAGTCCAATTCAA GTGGTGGTTGGAAGCTTCATGCCGAATGTATACAAGGAGAAACAAGCAAAACCAACTCATCAAGCACAACCTTCAGCACTTCCAGGAACTACTGGTTTATTGACAGCTGCAATGCCTATTTCTCAAGCAAACCCCGAAGAAGACTGCGAGACCCCAACCTCGTCATCCTTGGCCAGACAATCCCATGCCGAAAATAGCCTGTGCCGCCCCAATCCAAACTCTACTTGGCATGGTCTACAGTCATCAGAACACAAGCCTTCTCCTGATATTAACATATGCTTACAGGGAGAATAG
- the LOC135651911 gene encoding uncharacterized protein LOC135651911, giving the protein MAPNPSPSTSTAAMCSSSQPRNLRSGQQERSVGVRKHPPERSASFHGRTTTAFPQEQHQIRRPKTQPNLLPRGARRGGAAAAAAAGKLPHEVERKVPTKVLVNVTVQRSLGPVQVMASTDWSVGDLVAAALRLYVKEGRRPPLPTPEPSAFGLHYSQFSLESLDPKEKLVDLGSRNFFLCLNPQTEAAASTSSSSSGPCSKQAEKASKIGISWLSFMDCLL; this is encoded by the exons ATGGCTCCGAATCCGTCGCCGTCCACTTCCACTGCCGCCATGTGTTCCTCCTCGCAGCCCAGGAACCTCCGCAGCGGCCAGCAAGAGCGGAGCGTGGGGGTCAGGAAGCACCCTCCCGAGCGCTCCGCCTCCTTCCACGGGCGAACGACGACGGCCTTCCCGCAGGAGCAACACCAGATTCGGCGACCCAAGACCCAGCCCAACCTGCTCCCCCGCGGGGCTAGGAGAGgtggagcggcagcggcagcagcagcaggaaaGCTGCCGCACGAGGTGGAGCGGAAGGTGCCGACCAAGGTGCTGGTCAATGTGACGGTGCAGCGGAGCCTGGGGCCGGTGCAGGTGATGGCATCCACGGATTGGAGCGTCGGGGACCTGGTGGCCGCGGCGCTGCGGCTCTACGTCAAGGAGGGGAGGCGGCCGCCGCTGCCCACGCCGGAGCCCTCCGCCTTCGGCCTCCACTACTCCCAATTCAGCCTTGAAA GTCTGGATCCGAAGGAAAAGCTGGTTGACTTGGGCTCGAGAAACTTCTTCCTCTGCCTCAATCCCCAGACCGAAGCAGCAGCTTCAACCTCTTCCTCGTCATCTGGTCCTTGCTCGAAGCAAGCTGAGAAGGCCTCAAAGATCGGCATCTCCtggttaagtttcatggattgctTGCTGTAG
- the LOC103968340 gene encoding glucomannan 4-beta-mannosyltransferase 9-like translates to MDRLPSTARLPESFQGTRDDIGGQMGVVWQQIKAPVIVPLLRLAVFLCLVMSVMLVVEKVYMAVVIVLVKLFSRRPEKRYKWEPMRDDLELGSSAYPMVLVQIPMYNEKEVYQLSIGAACGLSWPSDRIIIQVLDDSTDPVIKDLVELECQRWASKGVDIKYEIRDNRNGYKAGALKEGMKRSYVKHCDYVVIFDADFQPEPDFLWRAIPFLIHNPDVGLAQARWKFVNSDECLMTRMQEMSLDYHFTVEQEVGSSTYAFFGFNGTAGVWRIAALNEAGGWKDRTTVEDMDLAVRASLKGWKFVFLGDLKVKNELPSTFKAYRYQQHRWSCGPANLFRKMVMEIKNNKKVGLWKKVHVIYSFFFVRKVVAHIVTFVFYCIVIPATVLVPEVEIPKWGAVYIPSIITLLNAVGTPRSLHLLVFWILFENVMSLHRTKATFIGLLEAGRVNEWVVTEKLGDTKKPKMAAKAARKLRIRIGDRLHLLELWTGAYLFVCGCYDVAFGNSHFFIYLFLQAMAFFIVGFGYVGTFVPST, encoded by the exons ATGGACAGGCTTCCTTCGACGGCCCGGCTCCCGGAGTCGTTCCAGGGGACGAGGGACGACATCGGGGGGCAGATGGGGGTGGTGTGGCAGCAGATCAAGGCGCCGGTGATCGTGCCCCTTCTGCGGCTCGCTGTGTTCCTCTGCTTGGTGATGTCCGTGATGCTCGTCGTCGAGAAGGTGTACATGGCCGTCGTCATCGTTCTCGTCAAGCTCTTCAGCAGACGGCCCGAGAAGCGCTACAAGTGGGAGCCCATGCGCGACGACCTGGAGCTCGGCAGCTCAGCCTACCCCATGGTCCTCGTCCAAATCCCCATGTACAACGAAAAGGAG GTCTACCAGCTCTCCATCGGAGCTGCATGTGGCCTCTCTTGGCCATCGGATCGAATCATAATCCAAGTGCTAGACGATTCCACAGACCCAGTCATTAAG GATTTGGTGGAGTTGGAGTGCCAGCGGTGGGCGAGCAAGGGCGTGGACATCAAGTACGAGATCAGGGACAACCGGAACGGCTACAAGGCCGGGGCGCTCAAGGAGGGCATGAAGCGGAGCTACGTGAAGCACTGCGACTACGTCGTCATCTTCGACGCCGACTTCCAGCCCGAGCCCGACTTCCTCTGGCGCGCCATCCCCTTCCTCATCCACAACCCCGACGTCGGCCTCGCCCAAGCCCGATGGAAATTTG TGAATTCGGATGAATGCTTGATGACGAGGATGCAGGAGATGTCACTTGATTACCACTTCACAGTGGAGCAGGAAGTTGGATCCTCCACATACGCCTTTTTCGGCTTCAATG GAACTGCCGGAGTGTGGCGGATTGCTGCTCTCAACGAAGCTGGAGGTTGGAAGGACCGAACCACGGTAGAGGACATGGATTTGGCTGTTCGAGCAAGCCTCAAGGGCTGGAAGTTCGTGTTCCTTGGAGATCTCAAG GTTAAGAATGAGCTGCCGAGCACATTCAAGGCATACCGCTATCAGCAACACAGGTGGTCTTGTGGCCCAGCAAACCTATTCAGGAAAATGGTGATGGAAATCAAGAACAACAAG AAAGTAGGTCTGTGGAAGAAGGTTCATGTGATCTACAGCTTCTTCTTCGTTCGGAAGGTGGTAGCTCACATCGTGACCTTTGTATTCTACTGCATCGTTATCCCTGCGACGGTGTTGGTTCCCGAGGTAGAGATACCCAAGTGGGGTGCAGTCTACATCCCTTCCATCATTACCCTTCTCAATGCTGTCGGAACCCCACG GTCTCTTCACTTGCTTGTGTTTTGGATCCTCTTCGAGAACGTCATGTCTCTGCACAGGACGAAAGCCACCTTTATTGGCTTGTTGGAAGCAGGGAGAGTGAACGAGTGGGTGGTCACCGAGAAGCTGGGGGATACCAAGAAGCCCAAAATGGCTGCCAAGGCGGCGAGGAAGCTACGAATCAGGATCGGTGACAG ATTGCATCTGCTGGAGCTGTGGACGGGAGCTTACCTCTTCGTCTGTGGGTGTTACGATGTGGCCTTCGGGAACAGCCATTTCTTCATATACCTCTTCCTCCAAGCAATGGCTTTCTTCATCGTGGGTTTTGGTTACGTCGGCACATTCGTTCCCAGCACCTGA
- the LOC103968338 gene encoding BTB/POZ domain-containing protein At3g44820, translating to MSCTDDRACRFYRRGSDWFSKTGIPSDIVIEVEGQMFHLHKFPLLSKCGKIAHISEVSENVKEGTHHILSGCPGGADAFLLVAKFCYGFKVELSPKNIITVHSIAEYLEMTEQLDENNLLPEAERFFHKFVLHSWKDCIVALQSSEGSLPHAESFPIVTKCINALSRMVCTDLSLFGWPMMMYGSLQSPGGSILWNGINTGAKIRSSQSDWWFEDISCLGVPMFRRLMEAMYERGVRPVIVAGALMYYTGRYLRGLDRWMKKQGSRDLAFLTVTPAVVDHKVLLENIVSLLPQKKGKAYCRFLLGLLRFAIILNLCQQSKETLERTIGMQLELATLDGLLIPNFSKSDNLYDTDCVERIIHHFLHSQESGTPLACGD from the exons ATGTCTTGCACCGACGACAGAGCTTGCCGTTTCTATCGTCGAGGAAGTGATTG GTTCTCTAAAACTGGTATCCCAAGTGATATAGTTATTGAAGTTGAGGGACAAATGTTCCATCTCCACAAG TTTCCTTTGTTGTCAAAATGTGGAAAGATTGCACATATATCAGAAGTATCAGAAAATGTCAAAGAAGGTACACATCATATTTTATCAGGATGTCCTGGAGGAGCTGATGCATTTCTATTGGTGGCAAAGTTTTGCTATGGCTTCAAGGTGGAATTGTCACCAAAAAACATCATAACGGTGCATAGTATAGCTGAATATCTTGAGATGACAGAGCAACTTGATGAGAATAACCTACTTCCTGAAGCAGAAAGATTCTTTCATAAATTTGTTCTTCACAGCTGGAAAGACTGCATTGTGGCTCTGCAAAGCTCTGAGGGTTCGCTTCCAcatgctgagtccttccctattgttACCAAGTGCATTAATGCTCTTTCCAGGATGGTTTGTACTGATCTTAGTTTGTTTGGGTGGCCTATGATGATGTATGGAAGCTTGCAAAGCCCTGGTGGTAGTATTTTATGGAATGGAATAAATACAGGTGCTAAAATTAGAAGTTCACAATCTGATTGGTGGTTTGAAGATATCTCATGCCTGGGAGTGCCAATGTTCAGGAGACTAATGGAAGCAATGTATGAGAGAGGTGTACGACCAGTAATTGTAGCTGGTGCTTTAATGTATTATACCGGAAGGTATTTACGTGGTCTTGATCGGTGGATGAAAAAGCAAGGATCCAGAGATCTTGCATTTCTTACTGTGACACCAGCTGTAGTTGATCACAAAGTGTTACTGGAAAACATTGTTAGCCTGCTTCCCCAAAAGAAGGGAAAGGCTTATTGCCGCTTCTTGTTAGGACTTCTAAGGTTTGCTATTATACTGAATCTTTGCCAACAATCTAAGGAGACTCTAGAGAGAACTATAGGCATGCAACTTGAACTGGCAACACTTGATGGTCTTTTAATTCCAAACTTCTCAAAATCTGACAATCTATATGACACCGATTGTGTTGAACGGATTATTCACCATTTCTTGCATTCACAGGAGTCAG GCACACCCTTGGCTTGTGGAGACTGA